Proteins from a genomic interval of Micromonospora sp. NBC_00389:
- a CDS encoding acyl-ACP desaturase: MSTTLSQTALLVELEPVVERNLDRHLSLAKEWFPHEYVPWSEGRTFDGPLGGEAWSPTDSTIPDVARTALIVNLLTEDNLPSYHHEIATLFGRDGAWGTWVHRWTAEEGRHGTAIRDYLTVSRAVDPVALERARMTHMSTGYVNVHDDEVLHSLAYVSFQELATRISHRNTGKATGDPACEALLARVAADENLHMVFYRNLLAASFELAPSQAMRAVADVVADFQMPGNGIDGFARKSVAIALAGIYDLRQHRDEVLMPVLRQWDVFNVTGLNADGEAAREQLAAQLDTLHVAATRFEEKRDARAARLALR; this comes from the coding sequence ATGAGCACCACACTGAGCCAGACCGCACTCCTCGTCGAGTTGGAGCCGGTGGTTGAGCGCAACCTCGACCGCCATCTCTCGCTGGCCAAGGAGTGGTTCCCGCACGAGTACGTGCCGTGGAGCGAAGGGCGTACCTTCGACGGGCCGCTCGGCGGTGAGGCGTGGTCGCCGACCGACTCCACCATCCCCGACGTGGCGCGCACCGCGCTGATCGTCAACCTGCTGACCGAGGACAACCTGCCCTCGTACCACCACGAGATCGCCACCCTGTTCGGCCGGGACGGCGCGTGGGGCACCTGGGTGCACCGGTGGACCGCGGAGGAGGGCCGGCACGGCACGGCGATCCGCGACTACCTGACGGTCAGCCGGGCGGTCGACCCGGTGGCGCTGGAGCGGGCCCGGATGACGCACATGTCCACCGGCTACGTCAACGTGCACGACGACGAGGTGCTGCACTCCCTGGCGTACGTCTCGTTCCAGGAGCTGGCCACCCGGATCTCGCACCGCAACACCGGCAAGGCCACCGGCGACCCCGCCTGCGAGGCACTGCTGGCCCGGGTTGCCGCCGACGAGAACCTGCACATGGTCTTCTACCGCAACCTGCTCGCCGCCTCGTTCGAGCTGGCCCCGAGCCAGGCCATGCGGGCCGTCGCGGACGTGGTGGCCGACTTCCAGATGCCGGGCAACGGCATCGACGGCTTCGCCCGCAAGTCGGTGGCGATCGCCCTGGCCGGCATCTACGACCTGCGCCAGCACCGCGACGAGGTGCTGATGCCGGTGCTGCGCCAGTGGGACGTGTTCAACGTGACCGGCCTGAACGCCGACGGCGAGGCCGCCCGCGAGCAGCTCGCCGCCCAACTCGACACCCTGCACGTCGCCGCCACCCGCTTCGAGGAGAAGCGCGACGCCCGCGCCGCCCGCCTGGCCCTCCGCTAA
- a CDS encoding winged helix-turn-helix transcriptional regulator, producing MRPAALDWSVENCTIARAMEILGERWTLVVLREVFNGVRRFDDMRVRTGIPRQVLTNRLSTLVEQGVLRREPYREPGSRLRHEYRLTEKGLDLWPVLVAVLGWGDRYLADPEGSPLSVGHRDCGAEVRVELRCVDGHEVSGHHDVLPRPGPAARRRTP from the coding sequence ATGAGACCCGCGGCACTGGACTGGTCGGTGGAGAACTGCACCATCGCCCGCGCGATGGAGATCCTCGGCGAGCGGTGGACCCTGGTGGTGCTCCGCGAGGTGTTCAACGGCGTACGCCGCTTCGACGACATGCGGGTGCGCACCGGGATCCCGCGTCAGGTGCTGACCAACCGGCTGAGCACCCTTGTCGAGCAGGGCGTGCTGCGCCGCGAGCCGTACCGGGAGCCGGGCAGCCGGCTGCGCCACGAGTACCGGCTGACCGAGAAGGGCCTGGACCTGTGGCCGGTGCTGGTCGCCGTGCTCGGGTGGGGCGACCGGTACCTCGCCGACCCGGAGGGCTCGCCGCTGAGCGTGGGTCACCGCGACTGCGGTGCGGAGGTGCGCGTCGAGCTGCGTTGCGTGGACGGGCACGAGGTGAGCGGGCACCACGACGTGCTGCCCCGCCCCGGTCCCGCCGCCCGCCGCCGTACCCCCTGA
- a CDS encoding ArsR/SmtB family transcription factor: protein MVNDGETPRPAPREVRIDKRQVRVLAHPLRMRLLGALRVNGPATATTLAELLSTNTGATSYHLRQLAEVGLVTEDPDRGSGRQRWWQAAHDVTNWEPTDFDDDPDARAAIEWIQGDQVRLLVEHAERWFAIQHEWSPAWRDAIGMGDIFMTIPPDRLKALQAEVWQVLERYNREAGLVDSADPQARPVQVFLAAYPLLEGPR from the coding sequence ATGGTGAACGACGGAGAGACGCCGAGACCGGCGCCGCGTGAGGTACGGATCGACAAGCGGCAGGTCCGGGTGCTGGCGCACCCGCTTCGGATGCGGCTGCTCGGGGCACTGCGGGTGAACGGGCCCGCCACCGCCACCACCCTGGCGGAGCTGCTCAGCACCAACACCGGCGCGACCAGTTACCACTTGCGCCAGCTCGCCGAGGTGGGGCTGGTGACCGAGGACCCCGACCGGGGCAGCGGCCGGCAGCGCTGGTGGCAGGCCGCACACGACGTCACGAACTGGGAGCCGACCGACTTCGACGACGACCCCGACGCCCGGGCTGCGATCGAGTGGATCCAGGGCGACCAGGTACGCCTTCTCGTCGAGCACGCCGAACGCTGGTTCGCCATTCAGCACGAGTGGTCCCCCGCCTGGCGGGACGCCATCGGCATGGGCGACATCTTCATGACGATCCCGCCAGACCGGCTGAAGGCGCTCCAGGCGGAGGTGTGGCAGGTGCTGGAGCGGTACAACCGCGAGGCCGGCCTCGTCGACTCCGCTGATCCGCAGGCCCGCCCCGTGCAGGTCTTCCTGGCCGCCTACCCGTTGCTGGAAGGGCCCCGATGA
- a CDS encoding DUF998 domain-containing protein, giving the protein MRAVPNWAVATAVAAPLLLVAGWTVAEGRQPAGYDPVRDTISELAGHDATDAWIMISCLVLLGCCYLAIAAALHAAGLPSRFLLAVGGVATIALVAFPRPTVGGSVSHGIAATVAVLALALWPAGSALWLPRGRDAAHPAAPEPPWAFRRGVGLSATVVLLALFGWFAFEVTSGSRTGLAERVTAVAVSLWPLLAVLSARRVHLAWAAGGAVPVGPDLPTVGVVPPDPLGPTHGPAPRRPDWLP; this is encoded by the coding sequence ATGCGCGCCGTACCGAACTGGGCCGTCGCCACGGCGGTGGCCGCGCCCCTGCTGCTGGTGGCCGGCTGGACGGTCGCGGAAGGCCGGCAGCCCGCCGGCTACGACCCGGTTCGGGACACCATCAGCGAGCTGGCCGGGCACGACGCCACCGACGCCTGGATCATGATCAGCTGTCTGGTGCTGCTCGGCTGCTGCTACCTGGCGATCGCCGCCGCGCTGCACGCGGCCGGGTTGCCCAGCCGCTTCCTGCTCGCCGTCGGCGGGGTGGCCACCATCGCGCTGGTGGCGTTTCCCCGGCCGACGGTGGGCGGTTCCGTCAGCCACGGCATCGCAGCGACGGTGGCCGTCCTCGCCCTGGCGCTCTGGCCGGCCGGCTCGGCGCTGTGGCTGCCGCGCGGCCGGGACGCCGCGCATCCAGCCGCGCCGGAGCCGCCCTGGGCGTTCCGCCGGGGGGTGGGGTTGAGCGCCACGGTCGTGCTGCTGGCCCTCTTCGGCTGGTTCGCGTTCGAGGTGACCAGCGGGTCCCGGACCGGCCTGGCCGAGCGGGTGACGGCGGTGGCCGTCTCGCTCTGGCCGCTGCTCGCGGTCCTCTCCGCCCGCCGGGTGCACCTCGCGTGGGCCGCCGGCGGCGCCGTACCCGTCGGCCCGGACCTACCGACGGTCGGCGTCGTACCCCCGGATCCGCTGGGACCAACTCACGGGCCAGCTCCTCGACGGCCCGATTGGCTGCCGTGA
- a CDS encoding S1 family peptidase, with amino-acid sequence MRPTRSSLRVAATVAVAGTLVVGSLVGAPAQAAPAASPDAAAALSAQLGDSSAGSYIDASGKSVVTVTDAAAARKASKAGATVRYVTRGAAELNRATADLEGSAKIPGTAWWSDPVTNQVVVSVDSTVTGAKLERVKAAAARANGAVRIEAEAGVLSTRISGGQAIYAGGGGRCSLGFNVRSGSTYYFLTAGHCTNISSSWYSNSGQTALIGTRTGTSFPGNDYGIVRHSNSANAAGNVYLYNGSYRDITGAGNASVGQSVQRSGSTTGLRSGSVTATNATVNYAEGSVSGLIRTNVCAQPGDSGGSLFSGSTALGLTSGGSGNCTTGGTTFFQPVTEALSRYGVSVF; translated from the coding sequence ATGCGACCCACAAGGTCCTCACTCCGCGTCGCGGCCACCGTCGCCGTGGCCGGAACCCTGGTCGTCGGCTCACTCGTCGGCGCGCCCGCCCAGGCCGCCCCCGCCGCCTCTCCGGATGCCGCCGCCGCCCTCTCCGCACAGCTCGGCGACAGCTCCGCCGGCTCGTACATCGACGCCAGCGGCAAGTCCGTCGTCACCGTGACCGACGCGGCCGCCGCCCGCAAGGCGAGCAAGGCCGGCGCCACCGTCCGGTACGTCACCCGCGGCGCCGCCGAGCTCAACCGGGCCACCGCGGACCTGGAGGGCTCCGCCAAGATCCCGGGCACCGCCTGGTGGAGCGACCCGGTCACCAACCAGGTCGTCGTCTCCGTGGACAGCACCGTCACTGGCGCGAAGCTGGAGCGGGTCAAGGCTGCTGCGGCGCGGGCCAACGGCGCGGTCCGGATCGAGGCCGAGGCCGGCGTGCTGAGCACCCGGATCTCCGGTGGACAGGCCATCTACGCCGGTGGTGGCGGGCGCTGCTCGCTCGGCTTCAACGTGCGCAGCGGCAGCACCTACTACTTCCTGACCGCCGGGCACTGCACCAACATCTCGTCGAGCTGGTACTCGAACTCCGGCCAGACCGCGCTGATCGGCACCCGTACCGGCACCAGCTTCCCGGGCAACGACTACGGCATCGTGCGGCACAGCAACTCGGCCAACGCCGCCGGCAACGTCTACCTCTACAACGGCAGCTACCGGGACATCACCGGCGCCGGCAACGCCTCCGTCGGCCAGTCGGTGCAGCGCTCCGGCAGCACCACCGGCCTGCGTAGCGGCTCGGTGACCGCGACCAACGCCACGGTGAACTACGCCGAGGGCTCGGTCTCCGGCCTGATCCGGACCAACGTCTGCGCCCAGCCGGGCGACAGCGGCGGCTCGCTGTTCAGCGGCAGCACCGCCCTGGGCCTGACCTCCGGCGGTAGCGGCAACTGCACCACCGGTGGCACCACCTTCTTCCAGCCGGTCACCGAGGCGCTGAGCCGCTACGGCGTCAGCGTCTTCTGA
- a CDS encoding MBL fold metallo-hydrolase — protein MLVAGFPADAFGTNCYVVATAPGEQCVVVDPGIGVLDQLDALLAEHRLHPAAVLLTHGHLDHTFSVAPVCGARGITAYVHPGDREMLADPAKGLSTDLSSLFGGRLSYTEPEDVAELTDGATLTLAGLEIAVDHAPGHTGGSVLFRLPGAGSGWEADEICLSGDVLFAGSIGRTDLPGGSMPAMLTSLRDKILPLADDTVVLPGHGPSTTIGRERASNPYLVEVAGTSPAAPTRGL, from the coding sequence GTGCTCGTGGCCGGCTTTCCCGCGGACGCCTTCGGCACCAACTGCTATGTGGTGGCCACCGCGCCGGGGGAGCAGTGCGTGGTGGTCGACCCCGGCATCGGGGTGCTCGACCAGCTCGACGCGCTGCTCGCCGAGCACCGTCTGCATCCGGCCGCTGTGCTGCTCACCCACGGCCACCTCGATCACACCTTCTCGGTGGCGCCGGTCTGTGGTGCCCGCGGCATCACCGCGTACGTGCACCCCGGCGACCGGGAGATGCTGGCCGACCCGGCCAAGGGTCTCTCGACCGACCTGAGTTCGCTCTTCGGCGGCCGGTTGAGCTACACCGAGCCGGAGGACGTGGCCGAGCTGACCGACGGCGCGACCCTCACGCTGGCCGGTCTGGAGATCGCCGTCGACCATGCCCCGGGCCATACCGGCGGGTCGGTGCTGTTCCGGCTGCCCGGCGCCGGGTCGGGCTGGGAGGCCGACGAGATCTGCCTCTCCGGCGACGTGCTCTTCGCCGGCTCGATCGGCCGCACCGACCTGCCCGGCGGCAGCATGCCGGCGATGCTGACCAGCCTGCGCGACAAGATCCTCCCGCTGGCCGACGACACCGTCGTCCTGCCCGGCCACGGCCCCAGCACCACCATCGGCCGTGAGCGCGCCAGCAACCCGTACCTCGTCGAGGTGGCTGGCACGTCGCCGGCCGCGCCCACCAGGGGCCTCTAA
- a CDS encoding sugar nucleotide-binding protein, protein MRVLVVGASGFLGREVCRRAVDAGWSVVGTCHSGDISTPGVTARRLDVTDRAAVRALVAEVRPDAVVSTPYRYDDWTVTADGAAYVAVAAAEVAARLVHVSSDALHAGRPEPYADDDPPTPVNAYGAAKAAAETAVRAVDPGAALVRTSLILGEGSKQIQLSRDALAGRATLFTDQIRCPVDVTDLAAAVLELVDSAYAGPLNVAGPDAVSRAELGLLVAERFDLDAAGLKSTTSTAAGVVGPTDVRLDSTRAASLLRTRLRGVREILAR, encoded by the coding sequence ATGCGGGTGCTCGTGGTGGGGGCGAGTGGGTTTCTCGGGCGTGAGGTGTGTCGGCGGGCGGTGGACGCCGGCTGGTCGGTGGTGGGGACGTGCCACTCCGGCGACATCAGCACGCCGGGCGTCACGGCGCGCCGGCTGGACGTGACCGACCGGGCCGCCGTGCGCGCGCTGGTCGCCGAGGTGCGCCCGGACGCGGTGGTCTCCACCCCCTACCGGTACGACGACTGGACGGTGACCGCCGACGGGGCCGCGTATGTGGCGGTCGCGGCAGCCGAGGTGGCCGCCCGTCTGGTGCACGTGTCCAGCGACGCGCTGCACGCCGGCCGGCCCGAGCCGTACGCCGACGACGACCCGCCGACGCCGGTGAACGCGTACGGCGCCGCGAAGGCCGCGGCCGAGACTGCCGTGCGAGCGGTCGACCCCGGCGCGGCACTGGTACGTACCTCGCTGATCCTGGGGGAGGGCAGTAAGCAGATCCAGCTCTCCCGGGACGCGCTCGCCGGCCGGGCCACCCTGTTCACCGACCAGATCCGCTGCCCGGTCGACGTCACCGACCTGGCCGCCGCCGTTCTGGAGCTGGTCGACAGCGCGTACGCCGGCCCGCTCAACGTGGCCGGTCCGGACGCGGTCAGCCGCGCCGAGCTGGGCCTGCTGGTCGCCGAGCGGTTCGACCTGGACGCGGCCGGGCTGAAGTCCACCACCAGCACCGCCGCCGGTGTGGTCGGCCCCACTGACGTACGCCTGGACTCCACCCGCGCTGCCAGCCTGCTGCGTACCCGGCTACGCGGCGTGCGCGAGATCCTGGCTCGCTGA
- the aspS gene encoding aspartate--tRNA ligase, which translates to MIRTHNAGSLRATDAGATVTLAGWVARRRDHGGVIFVDLRDGSGVVQVVFREEDAHALRNEFCVKVTGEVTRRPAGNENPELPTGDVEVTAAELEVLSEAAPLPLPVDDQVEAGDDIRLKYRYLDLRRSGPANALRLRSRASHLARGVLHERDFLEIETPTLTRSTPEGARDFLVPVRLQPGSWYALPQSPQLFKQLLMVGGMERYYQIARCYRDEDFRADRQPEFTQLDIEMSFVTEDDVIDLGEAIVSALWKDLAGHEITRPIPRITWHDAMARYGSDKPDLRYGVELTELTDYLRGTEFRVFAGAIDAGGYVGAVVMPGGAAQSRKELDGWQDWAKARGARGLAYVVLDAETGEARGPVAKNLSAEHLGGLADAVGAKPGDAVFFAASNTTREAQELLGAARIEIAKRAGLIDESAWAFCWVVDAPMFERTDEGGWTAVHHPFTSPNSEWVDRFEEAPDRALAYAYDIVCNGNEIGGGSIRIHRGDVQKRVFDLLGITPEEAQDKFGFLLEAFKYGAPPHGGIAFGWDRVCMLLAGADSIREVIAFPKTRGGFDPLTGAPTPITAQQRTEAGIDAKPKPPATAHTGTAGPAAPVADPV; encoded by the coding sequence GTGATCCGTACCCACAATGCCGGAAGCCTGCGCGCGACGGACGCCGGCGCGACGGTGACGCTCGCCGGGTGGGTGGCCCGCCGACGCGACCACGGCGGCGTCATCTTCGTCGATCTGCGCGACGGCTCCGGCGTGGTCCAGGTGGTGTTCCGGGAAGAGGACGCGCACGCGCTGCGCAACGAGTTCTGCGTGAAGGTCACCGGCGAGGTGACCCGCCGGCCGGCCGGCAACGAGAACCCGGAGCTGCCCACCGGTGACGTCGAGGTGACCGCCGCCGAGCTGGAGGTGCTCTCCGAGGCGGCCCCGCTGCCGCTGCCGGTCGACGACCAGGTCGAGGCCGGTGACGACATCCGGCTCAAGTACCGCTACCTGGACCTGCGCCGCAGTGGCCCGGCGAACGCGCTGCGGCTGCGCTCGCGCGCCAGCCACCTCGCCCGGGGCGTGCTGCACGAGCGGGACTTCCTGGAGATCGAGACGCCGACGCTGACCCGCTCGACGCCCGAGGGCGCCCGCGACTTCCTGGTGCCGGTCCGCCTCCAGCCCGGCAGCTGGTACGCCCTGCCGCAGTCGCCGCAGCTGTTCAAGCAGCTGCTGATGGTCGGCGGCATGGAGCGGTACTACCAGATCGCCCGCTGCTACCGGGACGAGGACTTCCGCGCCGACCGGCAGCCGGAGTTCACCCAGCTCGACATCGAGATGTCCTTCGTGACCGAGGACGACGTGATCGACCTCGGCGAGGCGATCGTCTCGGCGCTCTGGAAGGACCTGGCCGGGCACGAGATCACCCGACCCATCCCGCGGATCACCTGGCACGACGCGATGGCCCGGTACGGCTCCGACAAGCCGGACCTGCGCTACGGCGTGGAGCTGACCGAGCTGACCGACTACCTGCGCGGCACCGAGTTCCGGGTCTTCGCCGGGGCGATCGACGCGGGCGGCTACGTCGGCGCGGTGGTGATGCCGGGCGGAGCGGCGCAGAGCCGCAAGGAGTTGGACGGCTGGCAGGACTGGGCCAAGGCGCGTGGCGCGCGCGGCCTGGCGTACGTGGTGCTGGACGCCGAGACCGGCGAGGCGCGCGGCCCGGTGGCCAAGAACCTCTCCGCCGAGCACCTGGGCGGGCTCGCCGACGCGGTCGGCGCCAAGCCGGGCGACGCGGTCTTCTTCGCCGCCAGCAACACCACCCGGGAGGCGCAGGAGCTGCTCGGCGCGGCCCGCATCGAGATCGCCAAGCGGGCCGGGCTGATCGACGAGAGCGCCTGGGCGTTCTGCTGGGTGGTCGACGCGCCGATGTTCGAGCGCACCGACGAGGGCGGCTGGACGGCCGTGCACCACCCGTTCACCTCGCCCAACTCGGAGTGGGTGGACCGGTTCGAGGAGGCACCGGACCGGGCGCTGGCGTACGCGTACGACATCGTCTGCAACGGCAACGAGATCGGCGGCGGCTCGATCCGTATCCACAGGGGTGACGTGCAGAAGCGGGTCTTCGATCTGCTCGGCATCACCCCGGAGGAGGCGCAGGACAAGTTCGGCTTCCTGCTGGAGGCGTTCAAGTACGGCGCCCCGCCGCACGGCGGCATCGCCTTCGGCTGGGACCGGGTCTGCATGCTGCTGGCCGGCGCGGACTCCATCCGCGAGGTGATCGCCTTCCCGAAGACCCGGGGCGGCTTCGACCCGCTGACCGGCGCGCCGACGCCGATCACCGCCCAGCAGCGCACCGAGGCCGGCATCGACGCCAAGCCGAAGCCCCCAGCCACCGCCCACACCGGCACCGCGGGCCCGGCCGCCCCGGTAGCCGACCCGGTCTGA
- a CDS encoding PaaI family thioesterase, which produces MTQTQEPTRSRTFTWSDPATNAAQLGQRGGLDLLRAMIAGELAAPPVMHLIDMARMEADEGRVAVELVPQEFHYNPLGTVHGGVISTLLDTAAGCAVHTTLPVGIGYTSLDLNVKFLRPVTVDSGILRCEGTVLQRGRRTALAEARLTDASSRLIAHATSTCLLFPIPADSPA; this is translated from the coding sequence ATGACACAGACGCAGGAGCCGACGCGCAGCCGTACCTTCACCTGGTCGGATCCGGCGACCAACGCCGCGCAGCTCGGTCAGCGCGGCGGCCTCGACCTGCTCCGGGCGATGATCGCCGGCGAGCTGGCCGCACCGCCGGTGATGCACCTGATCGACATGGCCCGGATGGAGGCCGACGAGGGACGGGTCGCCGTCGAGCTGGTCCCGCAGGAGTTCCACTACAACCCGCTCGGCACCGTCCACGGTGGCGTCATCTCCACCCTGCTCGACACCGCTGCCGGGTGCGCCGTGCACACCACGCTGCCCGTCGGCATCGGCTACACCTCGCTGGACCTGAACGTGAAGTTCCTCCGACCGGTCACCGTCGACAGCGGCATCCTGCGCTGCGAGGGCACGGTACTCCAGCGCGGCCGCCGCACCGCCCTGGCCGAGGCCCGCCTCACCGACGCCAGCTCCCGCCTCATCGCGCACGCCACCAGCACCTGCCTCCTCTTCCCCATCCCCGCCGACTCCCCCGCCTGA
- a CDS encoding DUF998 domain-containing protein: MSAVPRWALLSAGGAPLFLIGGWTLAQAAQPDEFDPVRQTISALAASNADHRWIMTIGLAGLGLCHLITALGLVTAAPAGRGLLALGGLATLVLVAFPQRPAGGSMTHVVAAGVAFGALAVWPALAVPRRAAPPLGRDHRHPPDGSAPSGPARWTAFAVAAVLLGLLGWFAVELFADGARIGLTERLVAAAEAAVPLAAVLAALASERRRGPSGPR; the protein is encoded by the coding sequence ATGTCGGCCGTTCCCCGCTGGGCCCTGCTGTCAGCCGGTGGCGCACCGCTGTTTCTCATCGGGGGCTGGACGCTGGCGCAGGCCGCCCAACCCGACGAATTCGACCCGGTCCGGCAGACCATCAGCGCGCTTGCCGCCTCGAACGCGGACCATCGCTGGATCATGACGATCGGGCTGGCCGGCCTGGGCCTCTGTCACCTGATAACCGCGCTGGGCCTGGTCACCGCCGCGCCGGCGGGCCGAGGGCTGCTCGCGCTGGGCGGACTGGCCACCCTGGTGCTGGTCGCCTTCCCGCAGCGCCCGGCGGGCGGCTCGATGACGCACGTCGTGGCCGCTGGTGTGGCGTTCGGGGCGTTGGCTGTCTGGCCGGCCCTGGCCGTGCCCCGCCGAGCGGCGCCGCCCCTCGGCCGGGATCACCGCCATCCGCCGGACGGGTCAGCGCCGAGCGGACCCGCACGCTGGACAGCGTTCGCGGTGGCGGCGGTCCTACTCGGGCTGCTCGGCTGGTTCGCCGTCGAGCTTTTCGCCGACGGCGCACGGATCGGGCTGACGGAGCGGCTGGTGGCGGCCGCCGAGGCGGCCGTACCGCTGGCCGCCGTGCTCGCCGCGCTGGCCTCGGAGCGGCGGCGGGGACCGTCCGGGCCCCGCTGA
- the hisS gene encoding histidine--tRNA ligase: MNKPTPISGFPEWTPGQRMTEQFVLDRIRATFELYGFAPLETRAVEPLDQLLRKGETSKEVYVIRRLHADADGAAGDDQLGLHFDLTVPFARYVLENAGKLAFPFRRYQIQKVWRGERPQEGRYREFVQADIDIVDRDTLAPHHEAEMPLVIGDALRALPIPPVTIQVNNRKICEGFYRGIGLTDPEAALRAVDKLDKIGPAKVAELLAQTAGASEAQAKACLALAEISAPDASFADAVRALGVDDPLLTEGIEELVRVVETAAEHSPGLCVADLRIARGLDYYTGTVYETQLRGYERFGSICSGGRYDNLASSGATSYPGVGISIGVTRLLGLLFGAGELSISREVPTAVLVAVTSEERRTASNRVAEALRRRGVPTEVSPSAAKFGKQIRYAERRGIPYVWFPGADGAPDEVKDIRSGEQVTAAAGEWMPPREDLKPMVS, translated from the coding sequence ATGAACAAGCCCACGCCCATCTCCGGCTTCCCCGAGTGGACGCCCGGCCAGCGGATGACCGAGCAGTTCGTGCTCGACCGGATCCGGGCCACCTTCGAGCTGTACGGCTTCGCCCCGCTGGAGACCCGTGCGGTGGAGCCGCTGGACCAGCTACTGCGCAAGGGGGAGACCTCCAAGGAGGTCTACGTGATCCGCCGGCTGCACGCCGACGCCGACGGTGCGGCCGGCGACGACCAGCTCGGCCTGCACTTCGATCTCACCGTGCCGTTCGCCCGGTACGTGCTGGAGAACGCCGGCAAGTTGGCCTTCCCGTTCCGCCGCTACCAGATCCAGAAGGTGTGGCGGGGTGAGCGGCCGCAGGAGGGGCGCTACCGGGAGTTCGTCCAGGCCGACATCGACATCGTCGACCGGGACACCCTGGCCCCGCACCACGAGGCGGAGATGCCACTGGTGATCGGGGACGCGCTGCGCGCGCTGCCGATCCCGCCGGTGACGATCCAGGTCAACAACCGCAAGATCTGCGAGGGCTTCTACCGGGGCATCGGGTTGACCGACCCGGAGGCGGCGCTGCGCGCGGTCGACAAGCTCGACAAGATCGGCCCGGCGAAGGTGGCCGAGCTGTTGGCCCAGACCGCCGGGGCGAGCGAGGCGCAGGCCAAGGCGTGCCTGGCGCTGGCCGAGATCTCCGCGCCGGACGCCTCGTTCGCCGACGCGGTGCGTGCGCTCGGGGTCGACGACCCCCTGCTGACCGAGGGCATCGAGGAGCTGGTCCGGGTGGTGGAGACCGCCGCCGAGCACTCGCCCGGGCTCTGCGTGGCGGACCTGCGCATCGCCCGGGGTCTGGACTACTACACCGGCACTGTCTACGAGACCCAGTTGCGCGGCTACGAGCGGTTCGGCTCGATCTGCTCCGGCGGCCGGTACGACAATCTGGCCAGCTCCGGTGCCACCTCGTACCCCGGGGTGGGGATCTCGATCGGGGTGACGCGGCTGCTCGGCCTGCTCTTCGGCGCGGGCGAGCTGTCGATCTCCCGAGAGGTGCCGACCGCTGTGCTGGTGGCGGTGACCAGCGAGGAGCGGCGTACGGCCAGTAACCGGGTGGCCGAGGCGCTGCGGCGGCGCGGGGTGCCGACCGAGGTGTCGCCGAGCGCGGCGAAGTTCGGCAAGCAGATCCGCTACGCCGAGCGGCGCGGCATCCCGTACGTCTGGTTCCCGGGGGCCGACGGCGCGCCGGACGAGGTGAAGGACATCCGCTCCGGCGAGCAGGTCACGGCGGCCGCGGGGGAGTGGATGCCGCCCCGGGAGGACCTCAAGCCGATGGTCAGCTGA